In one Sulfuricella sp. genomic region, the following are encoded:
- a CDS encoding YqaA family protein: MEQFIARLLGDEAGLWTLFLSSFLGATVLPGGSEAVLFALLKLHPQLLWPALLTATIGNTLGAMTSYLLGRLFPRDQHHRSVAWLRRHGSPVLLLAWAPLIGDALCVAAGWLRINPWHAALFMLLGKGARYGVVTLLAT; encoded by the coding sequence ATGGAACAATTTATTGCCCGCCTGCTGGGAGATGAGGCCGGCCTGTGGACGCTCTTCCTGTCCAGCTTCCTCGGCGCCACGGTTTTGCCGGGGGGCTCCGAAGCCGTTCTGTTCGCACTGCTCAAACTGCACCCGCAGTTGCTCTGGCCGGCCTTGTTGACTGCCACCATTGGCAATACGCTCGGCGCCATGACCTCATACCTGCTGGGGCGGCTGTTTCCGCGAGACCAGCATCATCGCAGCGTTGCCTGGCTGCGGCGTCATGGCAGCCCGGTATTGCTGCTGGCCTGGGCGCCATTGATTGGCGATGCCCTGTGCGTGGCCGCCGGCTGGCTGCGCATCAATCCCTGGCACGCTGCCCTGTTCATGCTGCTGGGCAAGGGCGCGCGTTATGGGGTGGTAACCCTGCTGGCAACATAG